CATAGATGGCACGCCAAACAGAAAACCGAGAGAAACCCAACGCATTAGCGGTTTACGGACTCCTGACGGTATGAAGTTGGGTTTCACTACGTTCTTGATTACGGACGACACCTCGCTGGATTTAAGAGGTTTTTGGAAAACACATCTGCCTGCTGAGTTCCGTTCAACCCAACCTACGGGACGACCGGCACTTCAACTTTTATTTTCAAATGAGATTTCAATCTTATCACAAAAATCAAATAAATCAAATAAATCACAGTTCAGAATTAATAAGACGAGAATCGAACGAAAAATCACTAAATTGACACCTATGGTGCGGTTTCCTAACCGCACCGGGCATCGGGAAAAATTACCCGATTAAATTCTTAATCTTCATACGGGGTGAAGAAAATACTTGAAAAGTGTTGTTGAAACGCCGAAAATCTGTTAGTAGCAACTTGGTTTAATTTAACCCCCTAAATCCCCCTTATCAGGGGGACTTTAAGACGAAATGTGTCTGTCCTAAATATTTATCAAACTCACGTTAGGGTACATATCTGCCTATTTTTTACGCGATCAAGGCGAATTTTCGCGCAATACTTCGTGAACTCGGTAAATACGATTTGAAAGCGTACCCTAACCTTGACTTTACGGTATTTTGACGGTATAATATATTAATCGGATGTTCCAACCCCTATAGACATACCGCTTTGAAGAGCGGAAGTCTCTGTAACACGCCCAAAACAGGACATATATGATTGGTACGGTATAAGATGTCAACTACCCAAGTCTGAAGACTTGGGAAACTTGTGAATATCCGTAGCCACACGGGGACCCACAAGGTAAACGGTTTTCTAGAGTAAAATATCGCGTGTCTCGTGGTGGCACACGCACAGACGGTATAGATGCTCCCCAAGTCTATACCCGCTCTGATACGTGATCTCGAAGGGGCAACACATAACCCGAAAGGGAACTTACGATGCACTTCGTTCCTGTCAAAAGTAAAGATGGCGAAAGACTCATGCCGACAACACCGACGCGGGCAGGCATGATGATCAAATGTGGAGACGCTACACCGTATTGGGATCATGCGGTGTTCTGTATCCGACTTAACAGAGAACCATCGAAACGATTCAAACAAGAGATTGTTGTCGGTGTAGACCCCGGTAGTAAGAAAGAAGGATTTACAGTGAAGTCTGAAGCACATACTTACTTGAATATGCAAGCAGACGCTCACAATGGTGTTGGTAAGAAAGTCGAGAAACGCAGAAGACTTCGCAGAGGCAGACGTTCTCGGAAATGTCCGAACCGAAAGCACAGAACCAACCGTATGGCGAACAAGGAACGTATCCCTGCGGGGACACGTGCGAGATGGGATTGGAAACTGCGGATCTTAGACTGGTTGTCAAAACTCTATCCTCTGACGCATGTCTGTGTAGAAGATATTAAGGCAAGAACCAAACCGTATGAAAAGAAATGGAATACCTCTTTTTCTCCACTTGAAGTCGGTAAACAATGGTTCTATGCTGAAATAGTGAAGCGTTGGAAGTTGTTCACCCTTCAAGGGTGGGAGACGAAAGAGATCCGTGATAGATTGGGACTCAAGAAATCCGCTAAGAAACTTTCAGAAACATTTGAGGCACATTGTGTAGATAGTTGGTGT
The Candidatus Poribacteria bacterium genome window above contains:
- a CDS encoding RRXRR domain-containing protein; its protein translation is MHFVPVKSKDGERLMPTTPTRAGMMIKCGDATPYWDHAVFCIRLNREPSKRFKQEIVVGVDPGSKKEGFTVKSEAHTYLNMQADAHNGVGKKVEKRRRLRRGRRSRKCPNRKHRTNRMANKERIPAGTRARWDWKLRILDWLSKLYPLTHVCVEDIKARTKPYEKKWNTSFSPLEVGKQWFYAEIVKRWKLFTLQGWETKEIRDRLGLKKSAKKLSETFEAHCVDSWCLAYHTIGGVSAPDNTDLMCVSPIPIARRELHRQNPEKGGKRPRYGGTTQNGLVKNTLVKHIKYGLTRISGFGKRGISLYDLRGTRLCQNAKTSDFKVLRRLNFTYRSGFSAQV